A genome region from Terriglobia bacterium includes the following:
- a CDS encoding oxidoreductase: MTKPAKKPKLAVWKFASCDGCQLSILDCEDELLAIADAVQIANFVEASRAVVKGPYDLSLVEGSITTAHDAERIREVRLLSKKLVTIGACATAGGIQALRNFRNVEDFVAVVYAKPEYIHTLGRSTPIADHVAVDFELRGCPIDKNQLLEVIAALLNGRKPNVPEHSVCIECKLRGTICVMVASGTPCLGPVTHAGCGALCPGYDRGCYGCFGPNDIPRTVPLANHLLALGMTWFEVGRVFRTFNAGSPAFKSESERHG, encoded by the coding sequence ATGACGAAGCCGGCGAAGAAGCCCAAGCTCGCCGTCTGGAAGTTCGCCTCCTGCGACGGCTGCCAGCTCAGCATCCTCGATTGCGAGGACGAGCTGCTTGCCATAGCGGACGCCGTCCAGATCGCGAACTTCGTGGAAGCCTCGCGCGCCGTGGTCAAGGGACCCTACGATCTCTCGCTCGTCGAGGGGTCGATCACGACGGCCCACGACGCCGAGCGGATCCGTGAGGTCCGCCTGCTGTCCAAGAAGCTCGTGACGATCGGGGCCTGCGCGACGGCCGGGGGCATTCAGGCGCTCCGCAACTTCCGCAACGTCGAGGACTTCGTGGCGGTCGTCTACGCGAAACCCGAGTACATCCACACGCTCGGCAGGTCCACGCCGATCGCGGATCACGTCGCGGTCGACTTCGAGCTGCGCGGTTGTCCGATCGACAAGAACCAGCTTCTCGAGGTGATCGCCGCGCTACTGAACGGCCGCAAGCCGAACGTCCCCGAGCACAGCGTTTGCATCGAGTGCAAGCTGCGCGGCACGATCTGCGTGATGGTCGCGTCCGGCACTCCTTGCCTCGGCCCCGTGACGCACGCTGGCTGCGGCGCGCTCTGCCCGGGGTACGACCGCGGGTGCTACGGTTGCTTCGGCCCCAACGACATTCCTCGGACGGTGCCGCTCGCGAATCACCTCCTTGCGCTGGGCATGACGTGGTTCGAAGTAGGACGGGTCTTCCGGACCTTCAACGCGGGGTCGCCAGCCTTCAAGAGTGAGAGCGAGCGCCATGGCTAG
- a CDS encoding Ni/Fe hydrogenase subunit alpha: MARTIHVDYLARVEGEGALTIRFKGDQPKDVELRIFEPPRFFEAFLRGRSYHEAPDITARICGICPVAYQMSACRAMEDLLGIEVEGPVRELRRLLYCGEWIESHVLHMFMLHLPDFLGYPDAIELARDHPEAVMHGLRMKKAGNAIVSMVGGREIHPINVRVGGFFRAPSRAQLRQLLPELEWSRRAMREAAVFMAGLKFPEFERDYEFIALRHESEYAIYDGRIVSSKGLDIPVSEFDTRFEEEHVARSNALHSRIKGRGAYLVGPLARINLNFEHLSVAARETAEVIGLRVPCLNPFKSLLARAVETVHAFAEAIAIIEAYEPPEQPRLAHAVRAGTGRGATEAPRGILYHRYKTDGEGIIEDAKIVPPTSQNQLCIEEDLFTIAPRLATMPAAEATWLAEQSVRNYDPCISCATHFLRLRIDRE; the protein is encoded by the coding sequence ATGGCTAGGACGATCCACGTGGACTACCTGGCGCGGGTCGAGGGTGAAGGAGCGCTCACGATCCGCTTCAAGGGCGACCAGCCGAAGGACGTCGAGCTGCGTATCTTCGAACCGCCTCGGTTCTTCGAGGCCTTCCTGCGCGGGCGGTCGTATCACGAAGCGCCCGACATCACCGCGCGCATCTGCGGAATCTGCCCCGTGGCCTACCAGATGAGCGCGTGTCGGGCGATGGAAGATCTTCTCGGCATCGAGGTCGAAGGGCCTGTGCGCGAGCTGCGCCGACTTCTCTACTGTGGCGAATGGATCGAGAGCCACGTCCTGCACATGTTCATGCTCCACCTCCCGGACTTCCTCGGCTACCCTGATGCCATCGAGCTCGCAAGGGACCATCCGGAGGCGGTGATGCACGGCCTCCGGATGAAGAAGGCGGGCAACGCGATCGTTTCAATGGTCGGAGGCCGGGAGATTCATCCGATCAACGTGCGCGTGGGCGGCTTCTTCCGCGCGCCGTCGCGGGCGCAGCTGCGCCAGCTCCTTCCCGAGCTCGAGTGGTCCAGGAGAGCGATGCGGGAAGCGGCCGTGTTCATGGCGGGGCTGAAGTTCCCCGAGTTCGAGCGCGACTACGAGTTCATCGCGCTGCGTCACGAAAGTGAGTACGCGATCTACGATGGGCGCATCGTATCGAGCAAGGGGCTGGACATTCCCGTGAGCGAGTTCGACACCCGTTTCGAGGAGGAACACGTGGCGCGGTCTAACGCGCTGCACTCGAGGATCAAGGGTCGGGGGGCCTACCTCGTCGGGCCCCTCGCGCGGATCAACCTCAACTTCGAGCACCTGTCCGTCGCTGCGCGCGAGACCGCCGAAGTGATCGGACTTCGGGTCCCGTGTTTGAACCCCTTCAAGAGCCTCCTCGCCCGGGCGGTCGAGACGGTGCACGCATTCGCCGAGGCGATCGCGATCATCGAGGCCTACGAGCCTCCGGAGCAGCCGAGGCTCGCTCATGCCGTCCGCGCGGGCACGGGTCGCGGCGCGACGGAAGCCCCGCGTGGGATCCTCTACCATCGGTACAAGACCGACGGTGAGGGGATCATCGAAGACGCGAAGATCGTGCCACCCACCTCGCAGAACCAGCTCTGCATCGAAGAGGATCTCTTCACGATCGCGCCGCGGCTCGCCACGATGCCGGCTGCTGAGGCGACATGGCTGGCGGAGCAGTCGGTCCGCAACTACGACCCCTGCATCTCGTGCGCGACCCATTTCCTGCGTTTGCGTATCGACCGGGAGTAA
- a CDS encoding hydrogenase maturation protease, which yields MRTRVIAIGQRAAGDDGVGPAVLDHLTRAARNAGPRDGAAGERSGPGDSSGSLESAGPQRGVEFCEAADATELISLLQCDGAVILIDAFVGEEPPGTVREIPVEILDEARTTPVSSHGMSVRQAVDLARILSPERVSASIRIVGVSIARPMDRSFGLSPAVARAVPRAAGAVMGMLGD from the coding sequence GTGCGCACCCGCGTCATCGCGATCGGCCAGCGCGCGGCGGGGGACGACGGCGTCGGTCCGGCCGTGCTGGATCACCTGACCCGAGCCGCGCGGAATGCCGGCCCGAGGGACGGGGCCGCTGGTGAACGCTCGGGGCCGGGGGACTCGTCCGGGAGCCTGGAAAGTGCGGGGCCACAGCGCGGCGTGGAGTTCTGCGAGGCGGCCGACGCGACGGAGCTGATCTCGCTTCTTCAGTGCGACGGAGCGGTGATCTTGATCGACGCGTTCGTGGGCGAGGAGCCTCCCGGCACGGTTCGCGAGATCCCCGTCGAGATCCTCGACGAGGCGCGGACGACGCCTGTCTCGTCCCACGGGATGAGCGTGCGCCAGGCGGTCGATCTCGCGCGGATTCTCTCCCCGGAGCGGGTCAGCGCCTCGATCCGCATCGTGGGCGTTAGCATCGCCCGCCCGATGGATCGCAGCTTTGGGCTATCCCCCGCGGTGGCTCGGGCCGTCCCGCGCGCCGCCGGCGCGGTCATGGGCATGCTCGGCGACTGA
- a CDS encoding ATP-binding protein, whose protein sequence is MIPDEAIGVLRDMNPWWEYPTVVRPEPPAYRRRAILDIEKRLVARGQLIEVIRGPRQVGKTTGVHQIVQDLLLQHGTAPREILFVRFDLEILRECPGGLLGIVRWFAESIRGRKLGTRPAPYVFLDEVHKLRRWDEVVKHLVDTFPVRLLLTGSSSVLVAKGGRESLAGRAFSTELPPFLFRDVLEAWAPELAQALPPRLRFTDAFDKRVVEVAETLHRLKPQQRLSLFRRLERYYNRGGYPRLHSGEVDDDVWADYLVQTVFENVLGADIPDVFPVQDPGLLRHLYLSIARLTGNEVSQPFLTQEANAAGFKTTQPTVGRYLHYLADALLIREFRRYPLTRRKSVRVPAKITLTDLGVRNAIFRGAPSLAEGDPAVLGPLVETLAQGVMRDVDLRTYFWKDYEKPGDRRTSFLEVDFVAERTDGTTLPIEVKYRRKIDPEDLRGLKVYLERLGAPQGILVTRDHYEWRTKERILCVPLMDFLLLF, encoded by the coding sequence GTGATCCCCGACGAAGCCATCGGCGTCCTTCGGGACATGAACCCCTGGTGGGAGTACCCGACGGTCGTGCGGCCGGAGCCGCCCGCCTATCGCCGCCGCGCGATCCTCGACATCGAGAAGCGTCTCGTCGCCCGCGGGCAACTCATCGAGGTGATTCGAGGGCCGCGCCAGGTCGGAAAGACGACAGGGGTCCATCAGATCGTTCAAGACCTGCTCCTTCAACACGGGACGGCTCCGAGGGAGATCTTGTTCGTACGGTTCGACCTCGAGATCTTGCGGGAATGCCCGGGCGGGCTGCTCGGCATCGTTCGTTGGTTCGCGGAGAGCATTCGTGGGCGGAAGCTCGGAACGCGACCTGCACCCTACGTATTCCTCGACGAGGTTCACAAGCTACGGCGCTGGGATGAGGTAGTCAAGCATCTCGTCGATACATTCCCCGTGCGGCTTCTTCTGACCGGTTCGTCGAGCGTCCTGGTAGCGAAGGGGGGGAGAGAGAGCCTCGCGGGACGAGCGTTCTCGACCGAGCTCCCCCCTTTCCTCTTCCGCGATGTCTTGGAAGCGTGGGCGCCGGAGCTAGCTCAGGCGTTGCCTCCCAGGCTCCGATTCACCGATGCCTTCGACAAACGGGTCGTGGAGGTCGCGGAGACGCTCCACCGTCTGAAACCCCAGCAAAGGCTCTCCCTCTTCAGGAGGTTGGAGCGCTACTACAACCGCGGCGGGTACCCCCGTCTCCACTCGGGCGAGGTTGACGACGACGTGTGGGCGGACTACCTCGTCCAGACCGTATTCGAAAACGTCCTGGGAGCAGACATTCCGGATGTGTTTCCCGTGCAGGACCCTGGCCTACTGCGCCACCTCTACCTCTCGATCGCGCGCTTGACCGGCAACGAAGTATCCCAGCCGTTCCTCACGCAAGAGGCAAACGCCGCGGGCTTCAAGACCACGCAGCCGACGGTGGGCCGGTATCTCCATTATCTCGCCGATGCCCTCCTCATCCGTGAGTTCCGCAGATACCCCCTCACCCGCAGGAAGTCCGTGCGCGTGCCAGCGAAGATCACGCTGACCGATCTCGGGGTTCGCAACGCGATCTTCCGCGGCGCGCCGTCGCTCGCGGAGGGCGACCCGGCCGTTCTCGGCCCCCTCGTCGAGACCCTCGCGCAGGGCGTCATGCGCGACGTGGATCTGCGCACCTACTTCTGGAAGGACTACGAGAAGCCGGGCGACCGCAGGACCTCCTTCCTCGAAGTCGACTTCGTCGCCGAACGCACCGACGGCACGACCCTCCCGATCGAGGTCAAGTATCGACGAAAGATCGACCCCGAGGACCTTCGCGGCCTCAAGGTCTACCTCGAGCGCCTGGGCGCTCCGCAGGGCATTCTCGTGACGCGGGATCACTACGAGTGGAGAACGAAGGAGCGGATTCTCTGCGTTCCCCTGATGGACTTTCTGCTGCTCTTCTGA